The segment TGCAACCGGTCGCAACCGGCTCACCGTTGCGTCCAGCACCGCCTCGAAACCCGGGTGACCGGCACCGATCTGCAGGTCGATCTCCTCGATCAGTACGATGGCATTCTTGATCAGCAATCCCGCGAGTGCCAGCCCGCCGACGATCGACATGAAGTCGAAGGTTGCTCCACTCAGCCGCATGGCCGCAGTGATGCCGATCAGTGCCAGTGGCACGGTGAGCCAGATGATCAGTGGCTGGCGCAGGCGACCGAACAGCAGCACGCTGATCAGCACCATGGCAAGGAAGCCGAATGGCAACGAGCGGCGCAATCCCTCGCTCGCCTCGCCGGCATCCTCGAACTCGCCACCCCATGCGTACGTGTAGCCAGGTGGCAGATCGAGCGTGGCCATCACTGTCTCGAGACGGCGGAACAACGGCGTGACTTCCTCTCCGATGGGGTTACACGAGACCGTGATCGTGAGTTGACGATCACGACTACGCAACAACGCATTCTCCCACCGGGTCTCGAAGCCGGAAACCACCTGGGAAACCGGCACCGCACGGTGCAGCAGCGGGCTCCAGACCGGCACATCACGCAGCTCACTGATGTCACCGCGCTCGCTTTCGGGTGCGCGGATGCGGATTGGCAGCAGGCGTATGCCGTCACGATAGAGCCCGACCGGTGCTCCCTCGACGGCGTATTGCAGGCTCCTGGCGAGATCCTCACGCGTGATGCCGAGTCGACGTCCGAGCTGTTCGTCGAACACCGGACGCAACACCTTGACCGGTTCACGCCAGTCATCGCGGATGTCGATTGCGCCGCCATCGGCGCGGATCATGGCTTTCGCCTGCTCCGCGAGTCCACGCAGCACTTCAGCGTCACGCCCGCTGAAGCGCAGCTCGATGCGGCTGTCACGTCCCGGACCGATGCGCAACTGCTTGATCACCGGATCGGTCCACGGCATCCCCGCGTGCATGAATTCCTTCACTGCGGCACCGAGTTCGGTGATGCGTTCGAGCGAATCCGGTTGCACGATGATCTGTGCGTACGCATCCGACATCTCCTTGACGTCGTAGACGAGCGTGAAGCGCTGGTGTGGACCACCGACCGCAATCGACGTACGTTTCACGCCGGACTGCGCCGCGAGGAATTTGCTGACCTGCAGGGCATCCTCGCGCGTGCGGCGGATGTCGGTTCCTTCCGGTTCCCAGATGTCGACGAACATCATTGCGGTATTCGATGCCGGAAAGAAACCGGTCTTGACGGCACCAAAGCCAGCAAGCGATGCGCCGAACAGCAGCAGCGTCACGCCGATGGTGATCCAGCGATGGCGCATCGCGGTTGCAACCAGCGCCCGGAACAGACGAAACCCCCGGCTGCGATACGGCTCGATGCTCGCATGCGGGGTTGCAAGAGTGGTCTTGCGAAACGCGAGGGCAGCCAGCAGCGGCGTGGTCGTGATTGCGGTGATCCAGGACAGCAGCAACGAGATCAGGACCACCCAGAACAGCCAACCGGCAAACTCGCCGGTCGTATCGGGCGAGAAGGCTATCGGTGAAAACGCAACGATGCCGATCGCGGTTCCGCCGAACAGTGGCCATACAGTGCGCCCGACACTGTCACGTGCAGCAATGAGCGTGCCCGCTCCGGCCTGCAAGCGCACGAGCATGCCCTCGGCCACCACGATCGCGTTGTCGACCAGCATGCCAAGCGCGATGATCAGCGCCCCGAGCGACATGCGATGCAGTTCGATGTCAAATACGTGCATCAGGAACAGCGTTCCCGCGATCGTGATCAGCAACACGACACCGATCACCAGCCCGACACGCAATCCCATGAACAGCAGCAGCACCGCGAGCACGATCGCAAGCGACTCCACCACGTTCACCTGGAAATCCTGCACCGAACTCGCTACCGCTGTGGGCTGGTCATAGACCGGTTTGAGTTCCATGCCGACCGGTATGACCGGCGTCAATGCGGCAAGTCGCTCGCGCACCCTGGCACCGACCTCGACCACGTTCTCGCCTTGCAACATCGACACCCCGATCGACAGACCAGGGCGTCCGTCCACGTAGAACATCCGCCCGGGCACGTCCTCGTACGCGCGCGTGATTCGCGCAACGTCACTGAGTCGCACCAGGCGTCCGGCATCTCCACCGATCAGCACGTCACCCATGGCTGCCACCGAGGCGAATTCCCCGCTCGGTTCGATGCGCAGCAGCTCGTCGCCGACGCGCACGCGTCCTGCGTCGGCCACTAGGTTCTGTGACTGCAGCACCGCCGCGATCTGCTGTGGCGAGACACCGAGCTCGCCAAGCTTCGCACGCGAGATATCGACGTAGACCACCTCGCGCTGTTCACCCTCGATCGCCACCTTGCGTACCCCGCGTACGCCGAGCAGTTCGCGCTTGATCGTATCCGCGGTATCCCACAGATCGCGCCAACTGTAGTCGTCGCCGCTGAGAATGACGTAGACACCATAGATGTCGCCGAAGTCATCGACCACGATCGGGTCCTGTGCGCCGGGGGGCAACTGCCGTCGCACATCGCTGATCTTGCGTCGCAATTCGTCGAAGATGGCGGGGAATTCCGCGGCACGATAGCTGTCCTTGAACTCGATCAGGATGTCCGACACGCCCGGGCGTGAGATCGACATGCGCAGGCGCTTGACCTGCTCCATGCGCTGGATCGCATCCTCGATGTGATACGTCACTTCTTCCTGCACCTGTGCAGCGGAAGCGCCCGGGTACCAGGTGATGACCTTTGCCATCTTGATCGTGTAATCGGGATCTTCGAGCTTGCCCATGCCGAGAAAGCCCCAGGTACCACCCGCGCACAACAGCAGCACGAACAGCCAGGATACGAGGGGATTGCGGAGTGCGTATTCTCCCGGGTTCATCGCTGCAACCGGATCAACCGGATTCTCCCGTGCGCGGAGCAGCCTGCTCTGCGACCGGCATGCGTGAAACGCGAACGCCGTCGGCCATGTGTGCAACGCCGACGGCGACGATCTCCTCACCTTCGCGCAAGCCGGACAGGATGCGGATGCGATCATCCTGCATCTCGCCGGTGCGCACCGCACGCCGGGCGACCTTCATCGTCGCCGGGTCGAGTACCCATACCATCGCTGCCAGTGTGACGTCTGCCGTCACTGCCGAAGCGGGAACCCATGTTTGCGGCTCTGCGCGCAGTAGCCGCGAAATGTCGACGGTGACCGTGGCGCTCATTCCCGGCAGCACGACGAGCTCGGCCGCATCGGTCATGCGGAACGTGAGCTCGTAGGTCTGGGTCTGGGGGTCGGCACGCGTGGCCGCTTCCACGAGTTCGAGTGCGATGTGCCGTTCCGGAATGCCGTCGAAGACGACCCACGCAGACGCTTCGGATGCGGCGCCGTCCACGCTCATGTGCGCATGTGCATCGAGGCTGCGCAGCAGGCGTTCGGGCAAGTCGATCTTGACCTCCAGCGCATGCAGCTGCTGCAGCATGATCACCGGTTGTTTGGGCGCGACTTCCTCGAAGCGCTGTACCATGCGCCGCGCGACACTGCCGGCGAACGGTGCCTTGAGCACGGCGTACGCCAGGTTGCGGCGCGACTGCTGCAGGGCGGCTTCGGCACTCTTGCAGGCAGCCTCGATGCGATCGTGGTCGAGCCGCGAGATATGTCCCTTCGGCAGCAGTTCGCGCGCACGCTCGAAGTTGCGTTGCGCGTTCTGGTAGTTCGCTTCGCGATCGCCCAGTTCGATACGGAAATCGGTGTCATCCAGGCGTGCCAGTACGGTACCTGCGGCGACCGTGTCTCCTTCGCGGACCAGGATGTCGGCGACCGTGCCGGGTACGCGGAAACTCAGATCGGCACGGCGCGCCGATTCGATCCGTGCCGGGAAGCTGCGTTGCTCGACCTGTTCACCGAGGGTAACGCGAAACGTCCTGACCGGCCGTATGGTCTGCCGGGCGGCATCGGGGTTCTCGAGCGCCGCGTCATCACAACCGGCAAACAGCACGATCAGTGGAGCAAGCAGATAGTGAAGCGGTACGCGAGGCATGGTCGGGACAGATACTCCGGCAAACGCTGCGCAGGCGCGCGCATACTAGCCGTCAGGACACGACCGGGTGAGCAGATGTCCAAAATTTCATTACTGCAGTGCTGCAGGACTCAGGGCCGCCAGCGGTTTACCGGCAAATCGTTCCGCACTGGTGCGCAGCTGCTCCAGGCTGACCCGTCGCCGGTCGTTGGCCAGTTCGGCGACCACGTCGTCGAGGCTGTGTCGCCCATTGCTCGCCGAGCGGATTTCCGCATCGAGCCGACGCAACACACCGACTGCACGTGCCGTGGTTGCACCCGCAGAGTGTTCGGCATCCAGCGGACCGCCCGCGCGTGCAGCCCACTCGGCGAGGTTGCGATGCGCCTGCTCGAAACGCCGTTCGCTCAGCGTGCCTGACCGTCGCAGCACCTCCAGCGAGTAGTATTCCGCGAGCCCCTCGACGATCCAGTCCGCGCCCGGTTCACCGCGCGCGCGCATCGCGACGTGCACCAGTTCGTGCAGGAACGTGCTGGTTCCGTTCTCGCTGAGCAGCGGTCTGTCCGCATGCACGTAGAGCGACCAGGGTCCTGACAGCGCACCGCGCCACATCGGATCACCGGCGCCCACGACCAGCAAGTGCGCGGGGAACTCCGGAAAGATCTTCTGCAGCGTCGGCACCGTCCAGTGGAACAGCGCCAGGATATCCATGCGCCGCAAGCCTTCGCCTACAGGTGCGGCAACCGAAACCCTGGTCGTGCCGATCGTGTCGCGTCGCACCCCGAGCTTGCCGAGCAGGATCCAGCCGGCAGGACGGTCGAAGATCTTGCGTGGATCGTCGATCCTGAGCCGACCGCTCGTATAACGAGGGTAGATCGACTCGATTGCCCAGCCGTCCGGTACGTTCAGGCGCATCTTCGAACGCGACTGCGTACCGTCTTCCACGTCGACCCGAACGATCGGCACCAGGCGTTCACCGCGAAACAACGCCCAGTCGGCGGTGACCCGGCCGTCGAAGGCGCCCGATGCGCGCTGGCTTTCGAGCGAGACGCGATATTGCAGATACGCATTCTCTGACGGTGGCGTCCAGCGCACGAAATGCCCCTCGCGCGTGACCGTGCCGCTGCCCTTGAAGTCGCGGTAACGTGCAGGATCCGCTTCCAAGCGTATCCATCGCACCCGCTCGGGATGGTCGGTGAGGCGGATCCGGACTGTTGCCGATGGCTTGCCAGCATCGATCCATGCTGTATAGAGAACGCCGAAAGCCGGTCGCTCGGTGGTGGTACCGGTACCCGCACGCACCGTGGCGAACGGGAAGGCGAAGAGCACGAACAACACGATCAGAAACGACCGGAAGGCCTTGTGGAACATCGAACTCCCTCGCGCGAAATTCCTCGAACTGCGGCACCCGATGGGACGCGGGCCGCACTATAAGCGAGGGGAGTGGACAGCGCCAATGCAGCGCGGGAGGCAGCGCGGGAGGCGTGGGCGCGAGCTTGCTTGCCCATGCGCGCCTCACAGCCCGCACGCGGATGGAGTACCCTCCATCCACCACCGCCAGGCGCCTCGGGCAGGGAGCGGCAAGACGTGGACTACGACATCATCGGCGACGTGCACGGCCAGTTCGACAAGCTCGACGCGCTGCTGGATGCACTCGGCTACCGTGAGCGCGCCGGTGCCCGCCGCCACCCGCAGCGACAGGCCATCTTCGTTGGCGACTTCATCGACCGCGGCGCGTGCGGCGTGGAAGTAGTCCGCACCGTGCGCCGCATGATCGACGCCGGTGCAGCGCTCGCCGTCATGGGCAACCACGAACTCAACGCCATCGCCTGGCACACACCCGATGCCGAAGATCCCGGTGAGTACCTGCGTCCGCACCGGCGCGAGCCCTGGGGCCTGAAGAACCGCAAGCAGCACGCAGCCTTCCTTGCCCAGGTCGAACACAAGAGGGGGCTGCATCGCGAGATCATCGACTGGTTTCTGACACTGCCGCTCTGGCTCGAACTGCCGCAACTGCGCGTCGTGCACGCCTGCTGGCACGAACCGGCCATGGCCTGGCTGTCTCCCAGGCTCGATGACCGGAACTGCCTGCCAAGGCATCTGCTGCCTGAAGCGACGAAGGAGCCGACTGCCGCGGAGGCAGACACGTCGATGAGCACCTTTGCGGCCGTCGAGTTCCTGACCAAGGGAATCGAGGTGCAGCTGCCGGACGGACACGCGTTCGAGGACAAGGACGGCATCTCGCGTCGCGACGTGCGCGTACGCTGGTGGGACGGAGAGTCCCGGATTGCGGTCGGCAAGCCCACCTTTTTTGGCCACTACTGGATGAGCGGTCTGCCCTCATTGCTGTCGTCCTCTGCCGTCTGTGTAGACTACAGCGCTGGCTCGGGCGGACCCTTGGTCGCCTACCGTCATGAGGCCGGTGCGCCGCTGTCGCCGCACAACTTCGTGAGTGCCGGGTGACCCGCGCCCTCCCCACACCAATACCCCAGCCATGCGGTTGCTGATAAAAGAAGCGCTGCGTATAGTTGCCCGCCGTTTTCTGCGGCCATGACACGGTGGAGGTCCGCAAATGATCGAGATCGCGCAGCTCGCGAAAGATTTCGGTGATATTCCTGCTGTGCGCGGAATCGATTTCAGCGTGCGCCCGGGCGACATCCTCGGGTTCCTCGGCCCCAACGGGGCCGGCAAGTCGACCACGATGAAGATGATCGTGGGCTTCATCACGCCAAGTTCAGGTAGCGTGCGCGTGTGCGGCCACGATGTGCAGCAGGATCCGCGTGGCGCCCA is part of the Pseudomonadales bacterium genome and harbors:
- a CDS encoding efflux RND transporter permease subunit, with translation MNPGEYALRNPLVSWLFVLLLCAGGTWGFLGMGKLEDPDYTIKMAKVITWYPGASAAQVQEEVTYHIEDAIQRMEQVKRLRMSISRPGVSDILIEFKDSYRAAEFPAIFDELRRKISDVRRQLPPGAQDPIVVDDFGDIYGVYVILSGDDYSWRDLWDTADTIKRELLGVRGVRKVAIEGEQREVVYVDISRAKLGELGVSPQQIAAVLQSQNLVADAGRVRVGDELLRIEPSGEFASVAAMGDVLIGGDAGRLVRLSDVARITRAYEDVPGRMFYVDGRPGLSIGVSMLQGENVVEVGARVRERLAALTPVIPVGMELKPVYDQPTAVASSVQDFQVNVVESLAIVLAVLLLFMGLRVGLVIGVVLLITIAGTLFLMHVFDIELHRMSLGALIIALGMLVDNAIVVAEGMLVRLQAGAGTLIAARDSVGRTVWPLFGGTAIGIVAFSPIAFSPDTTGEFAGWLFWVVLISLLLSWITAITTTPLLAALAFRKTTLATPHASIEPYRSRGFRLFRALVATAMRHRWITIGVTLLLFGASLAGFGAVKTGFFPASNTAMMFVDIWEPEGTDIRRTREDALQVSKFLAAQSGVKRTSIAVGGPHQRFTLVYDVKEMSDAYAQIIVQPDSLERITELGAAVKEFMHAGMPWTDPVIKQLRIGPGRDSRIELRFSGRDAEVLRGLAEQAKAMIRADGGAIDIRDDWREPVKVLRPVFDEQLGRRLGITREDLARSLQYAVEGAPVGLYRDGIRLLPIRIRAPESERGDISELRDVPVWSPLLHRAVPVSQVVSGFETRWENALLRSRDRQLTITVSCNPIGEEVTPLFRRLETVMATLDLPPGYTYAWGGEFEDAGEASEGLRRSLPFGFLAMVLISVLLFGRLRQPLIIWLTVPLALIGITAAMRLSGATFDFMSIVGGLALAGLLIKNAIVLIEEIDLQIGAGHPGFEAVLDATVSRLRPVALAAATTILGMIPLLGDAFFRNMAITMMGGLGFATVLTLFVVPALYLVIFRIPPAPDGR
- a CDS encoding efflux RND transporter periplasmic adaptor subunit — protein: MPRVPLHYLLAPLIVLFAGCDDAALENPDAARQTIRPVRTFRVTLGEQVEQRSFPARIESARRADLSFRVPGTVADILVREGDTVAAGTVLARLDDTDFRIELGDREANYQNAQRNFERARELLPKGHISRLDHDRIEAACKSAEAALQQSRRNLAYAVLKAPFAGSVARRMVQRFEEVAPKQPVIMLQQLHALEVKIDLPERLLRSLDAHAHMSVDGAASEASAWVVFDGIPERHIALELVEAATRADPQTQTYELTFRMTDAAELVVLPGMSATVTVDISRLLRAEPQTWVPASAVTADVTLAAMVWVLDPATMKVARRAVRTGEMQDDRIRILSGLREGEEIVAVGVAHMADGVRVSRMPVAEQAAPRTGESG
- a CDS encoding metallophosphoesterase, whose protein sequence is MDYDIIGDVHGQFDKLDALLDALGYRERAGARRHPQRQAIFVGDFIDRGACGVEVVRTVRRMIDAGAALAVMGNHELNAIAWHTPDAEDPGEYLRPHRREPWGLKNRKQHAAFLAQVEHKRGLHREIIDWFLTLPLWLELPQLRVVHACWHEPAMAWLSPRLDDRNCLPRHLLPEATKEPTAAEADTSMSTFAAVEFLTKGIEVQLPDGHAFEDKDGISRRDVRVRWWDGESRIAVGKPTFFGHYWMSGLPSLLSSSAVCVDYSAGSGGPLVAYRHEAGAPLSPHNFVSAG